The Harmonia axyridis chromosome 3, icHarAxyr1.1, whole genome shotgun sequence nucleotide sequence TTGTACTCGGAATAGCACCTCTGTATAAACCAGTTATACCTTCATGTTTGAATATGGTACTTATACCATTTATTATACCTTTATATTTTGGATCATAATTCAGCCCATTGTTAACTTCGAATCGAATTTTAAGTAAATCCAGAGGGTGTAATATTAACGTCGAAACAACTCCTCCACTGATACCAGCTAGAAGATGTTCATATTTGATGTGACGTATAAAACTTATTTCATCTGTTTTCGAAGTTGAATTACCGTCGTTTTTTGTCAGGGTGGTCATTTGAATAATTATGACATGAATCCAAATCCatttaaaattcgaaatatcgTGTCAAAGATTGATCGATCCAACTAGGTTAAGCGATTATAGGTTAGATTTTTATGGTCATAGATATAGATATCAAGTATCATTTTCTATGaatgattatttattttgattatttgggCTGGGTGATTTATATGATTTAGAAATTTAGTACTTAATACGAGAAATTCCGCATAGCCTTCTATTTTTTAGGGGGTGCAGTCGGAAGGCAGAATTCTCCAGGAGCTTCAGCAGAGATAGAAGGAGATGAAGGAGAAATCATAACTATCGATAGTCCAATAATGCCCCAAAGAGATATCAGAGCTATGCTTCACGAGACAGCACCATTACCTTCCGAAATATGCGGTGCAAGCAATTTAAGTCGGTGTCCTTCACtgtatttctcttcatttttcATGAGCGTCTGGGAAGAATCGAACACTGCCCCCAACTTTAACGATATTCATGTAAAGGAGTTGTTGCAGGAGTACCAGCAGAAGGAAGAGTTCAATGATATCAATATTGAAACCAATGATGGAAGACAGAGTGAAGGGCATGAGAGCTATGAGAAAAGTGTGCCCGCTCATGGGGATAAGACGTTTCACTATTTCGTTTCCAGAATGCAGAAAAATCCTGGACAAATTTTAAGGCAAAGtattctcaatatatttttgtaaCATAGGCTTGTTCTTGGGactattattttttcgaaatgtctgcagttttcaTATTTCTCTTATCTAACAACTCtctaatatttaatttattcgtAGAATCCTCTCActgaataaaacaattttttcagaaatcatttttccatgaaaagatACATACTGTtaaagtagaaaaaaaattgtttttcctaTTTCCATTTAAAATTTCTTAATATTTGTATCATTATCTCGTAAATGAGATTTCTGAGCTAactttaaatattatttccgAACTCACAAAAATGTCCCCTATCTACAGCTGAGCATTGTTCCACTCGTTGCCAGACATGCTGTatcaatatacttttttttttttagatatagtCGTGAATGTGAAGGTCCTCTGTTGCTGCGTCCTCTACAGGAAATCGTTCCAAAATGTCCCTATTGTCAAGAGGAAAGGATATTTGAATTCCAAATTCTGTCTACCATAATTCCAAAATTGAAGTTGACAATTGATCATAAAACTTGTAGTCGTCTAGAATTCGGAACAGCATTGATTTACACTTGTCGAAATAGTTGTTGGTCTTCCGATAATGAAGTTAGAATGGAGACTGTTTTGATACAAAAAGAAATGTATTGATTTTGTGATCTGAAGTATGAAATCTTTCTGATCGTGATTTTTCCAATCATTATGATCATTCCTTTTGacgaatagttatttataccAGGGGTAAATTTCATTTTGGCAAATAGGCAATATTGAACTTTTTCCGCCGTTACTATTTGGTAGTTCAtcatgattaaaacaagtttttattACTAATAAGTTTTACTacctatcaaaatgaaataacaatttaaggATTACATTGTGTCACCGCAGTTTCGAACTTATTCTTGTTCATCTTCAGGCACTGTGAAGATTCTACAAATTGTACAGAGCATTTATGTAAAACAGGTACAAGAAAGGTGGTGCTTGGGAAAACCAGGGAAGAGGCTTTAAAATTTGGTAGATAACGAACATTTTTGACCGTTATCTAACTTCCAGGAATTATTTGAAAGCATTTTAAATAGGCAATAAATAGAGATGAGATATTCTTCAGAATAATGAACTTTgccagcaatttttttttcgcaatAGAGGCAATCCATGTAATCTACTGTTATTTTCAAAGTGACACGAAATATAGGGAATCGCTGCGTATTAATCATAATTGTTTATCTCTCTCAATATTGAGATGTATTCAAtacaatgaataatttttttttgctatatCCTCCTGAGTCCCGACATAATATTAAAGGTGATATAAAGGTGATATTTGGGATTTCGGTTCATTTAACACTGAAAacgtcacaaaatttttttgaaaaattttattcaaggggaagtacaaaaaaaataatgtccaATGAGATGGACATCAGGACGATATCATTATAGATTATTatgcaaatgaaaatttctgaagcaaTTATTGCTACCTGTCAAGCACAAAAATAGGGTACATTTCCCACAATAAAATTTAGTTTTCAATTTGCAACCTGGATTTTTACATCTGACTGCGTTCTTGAGTTCACTCGCCACAATTGGTAGATGTAGATTTTTCCCTTTTGAAGCAGATGGGGAGGAAACTTGCGAAACAGACATGTGGAAACTGTTCCTGGTTATTATTGATGGTAAATCATTTTCAGTGGCACTCTCCAGGTTCGCAATTTCAAATAGATAATTTGCATAAGAAATCTTGAAATcgagaaatttcgaaatttctgcAGATCTGTCACCTAACGAATCTTGTACAAGCGGTCGAGCGTTTTTCTTGAGGTGTGACATTGTTATCGATCACTACTTTCAGATTATTCCTAATCAAGAAATATCGATCCCTGGTCATTGCAGTAGCTATTGCACTTACTCTAGTTGTTTTTGCCCAGTACATTCTTACTTGGGGATATTTCAAACATGACATCAAAATTGTAATAGCTATAAACTTTTTAATTTCTGGTAATATCAGATTCATTGATTTTCCCTTCTCTTCCAAAAATTCCACATTCGTGCAATCACAAATATTCTGGAGAATCTCATCATCCAGATACATTTTTAAATAGTCCTGAACTTTCCAATCTCTGCGAGATTCGACGTTGTCAACAGGTTCTTCAAACACGAAGTTTGGtggaataaagtttttcaatattttccaattcatGCGGTTTCTGTTATAAACCCGTTCAGTAGTTATCCTTTCTCTAATCACACTTAGCGGCTCGTCATCAGAATCTTCTTCAGACAAAATGTCCTCAGGAGCGTCCTCAATTTCCTGGATATCTTGCTGAATCTCGAAATCAACTTCATCATtagaaaaatcatctaattctaAGTATGAACAGTCGGCATCCAGAAGTTGTTCGATTTTTTCATCGTCTACTCCAAATCTCAGTCGTTTTTTCGTCCCGAAAATCGCTGAAAGAGAAATTATCGTTATGTGCAAAAAGTTTGAGTATGACCTACTGTCCAACTGGATGGACAGGTACAAAAATAGTCATTGTTTGTTCAATAACActtgtagtaaaaaaaaaatgatttgattacATTCTTAGAATACTAATGCAGTGACACAAACAAACATCACACATAAAATAGGAAAAAATCAATACTTACAGTCAATAGTTGTAGGACGAAAGGCGGCCATcatgaacaaaattttcataaacaaatttttcataaacaaATAACAGCGCACTGTGGCATAACAGCAAAACAGCTGGGCATGCAACGCGTTCGTAAATTCATCCAATACGTTGGACCGAAGGATTTACTGTCGTAAATTCACTACAATATTAATAATACGCTTGAATCTGGATGTCCAACATATTGGACATCGGGACTCAGGAGGATATTAAAACAATTCTAGTCAATCCATTATAGATAAGCTTCGTAGATTTcatagaattcaattttttagaaCTGATAAACCTCCACAACAAAATCTGCATGATTCCATACCCAGATGATATCTGAACATAAGTTTACGTccattcgaatgaaaaaaattttgaattttcaacgaATTTAATATTACTATCGACATTGATTTTCAAATATGAGATAAATTAATGTGAGGAGATGATATTTTATCTTCTTATGgtgataatgaaatattttaatttatctaTCATCGAAATGCAGAAATTCCGTCGAATATTTGACTTGATATATTGTAATGAGAGAATGTACAATTTTAACACGTAGTAATAAATTCTTccttaatgaaattgtttcactGGCATGAGTTGCCATATATCCTAAGAATTCTTCCATTgtgttgaaaaatgaaataaaatactcAAGAATTGAACCTTTATTACTCAGAATTACGAACATCTAAGAAAAGAAATCGAACAGTTACCTATaactacactgatcaacaattgctagggatcacgtatgaacttctcttcatttgtatttttttcaagttatctcgtgaatatctgtacattatatgttctctaaggaaaaagtaagatgttttgagttgattatatcaaagtcttcctcacttcatcggctcttgttcacaaaatcgattattatctgtaggctgttacaggtggagtgaaaagcaatgtggtatttgttattaaatctgtttttttcccGACCACCTGGCAGTAGAATTCTCCCTGGACCTGGAATGTAGCCCTATGACATACCCCATGGAAACAAAATATAACTTCTCAGCTTGTAAAATCAAGaaggtaaatgaaaaaatgtgcGGAATGATAAAACCAGAAACACCTATAACTCCAGATTATATTTCATGGTTCACAGAACAACTGTCAGACACAATCCTAGCACAAACTCCAATAATCACAGTCGGATATCACAACCAGAAAATTCCACCATATATTTTGAGGCTTATAAAGatcaaaaaacaattatatagaGAAATTCGCGAAAACAGCGACCCCAACctaaaaagaaaatttaatgCCCTAAATAAAGATATCCATAAACTCATAGGCAACTATCGATCTCATAAATATTTGGAGGCATGTAAGGAAATTGAATACCAGAAGGGAAGAACTTACtggagatcaataaaaaaactttcaaaGTATAACTCGCACAAAATCACGGAACCAATTGAAGTTAATGGAAAACCAGTTACCAAAGATCAGGAAATCGCCGATGCCTTCTCAACCTACTTCcagaaaatttttgaagtaTGTGAAGATCCGACATTCGAGGTCAACCACAGGGAACAAATTGAGGATTggtacaaaaatatttttcctacccTAAGAATTGATGATGATATCACACCTATAgatcaaaatgaatacttcGAAGCCCTAAATCATGGTAAAAACACTGCTCCAGGATATGACAATATTCCCAGAAGCATCCTAAAAAGGCTAGATCTATCAATACATCTTGAAATAATCCGAATCTACAACTATTGTATTCAGGAGTCttgttttcacaaaatttggaaAAGGGGACTATTAATCACAATCTCTAAATCAAAGGCAGACACCAGGAGGCTCGAAAACTACAGACCAATAACCCTACTCCCAGTAATTGGAAAGAACCTTGAGAAAATAATCAAATCTAGGATGATGAAAATACTAAGCCACAAGATTCCCAATTTCCAATTTGGTTTCAAACAGAAAACATCGACTATCCACCCATTGATCATACTTACTCAAAATGTTCAGAGCAAGAGAAAACAGGGTCATCATTCTGCGGCAATATTTATGGACATACAAAAAGCTTTCGACAGCACTTGGCACTCAGGACTCATATACAAACTCCATAAGCTTGGATGCCCAGTATATATGCTGAGAATAATAAACGACTTCCTTAGCAATAGGTCTATACAAGTTAAAATAAAAAACGCATTGTCCAACGAATTCTCCCCAAAGCAAGGACTTCCGCAAGGCTCTCCACTGTCACCATACCTGTATAATTTATATTGCTCAGATATCAACGACACAGAACGCGCGACCAGGATGAGTtcatatattttacagtttgcCGATGATACCACCCTAATTGCACACGGTAAAACTATATCGGACACGATGAAAAGACTGGAAGAGATCAAGGAGAAGATGACCCAATGGATGAACAAGTGGAGAATAAAAACAAACCCCAAGAAGACAAAATTCATTCTATTTTATCACAAGATCCACCATAACTCGCCCACAATTACTCTGGAAAATACTACATTGAAGCCTGTAACAAACTGTAGATACCTCGGCATGATAATTGATAGTAAACTCAACTTTAAGATGCACATCAACTCCACCAAACAAAACACTATCACGAGAGCCAGTCACTTCAGGTCACTCACTTATAAAGATCAAGGCATAGACACAAAAACAGCGTCAAACATCTACAAAATGATCTGCAGACCTCTTCTTGAATATGGCCATCAGATTCTAGGTTCATGCAACAAAACTACCATGAGAATTATTGAGGTGGCGGAACGAAACAGTCTACGGAAAATAACCAAGTTGAGACATCCCAACAATCCACTCCACAATCCGTCCAACCAGTACTTATATCAAAAAACCCAAATAGAACCAATAGCCGACAGGATACATAGACTGAATAAGAAATTTATTAAACAACAACACAACCTAAATATAATTGAGCCACTTGTACATCAGATGTCCCCCCTGCAGGTCTCCAAAAGAAAACTACCTGAACTACCTCTATTCGAACACTTGCTGAACCAAAGATGAAGAACGCAACACACTCTCTTTTAATATACATACAATGAATTCACTCACCTCAAAAactaaattcttttttttttttttttttttttaatttacatttttatacTTTGTAAAATAAGACTTTGTATATGGGCAGGAAGACCTAGGTCGCTAGCCCTTTGAAACATtgtttcaataaagtttttcttctctctctctctgtttttttctctcgttcaaatacataaggtgacaataattgaagaaatgagaacaatatcagcttatcagtcatgccgaaaagacgtttggctcctgtgcgactggaccaaatcatacggtggatacaggaaggtttgtcccggcggttgaatgtttcgcaaagtgtcgtgagtcgggcttggaataggttcatccaaaacgactcagtagcttatgttcatgggggaggtcggcagcgcagtacaacagctgcccaagatcgtcttttgatcctcaatgctaggagaaatcccacttacccggcgtcgcggctcaatagatcactgagagttgcaacaggagttctaatttcgaaccagactgtaagacgacgactacatgttcgtggtttgagagcacgtaggagggtacaacatccccgtttgaatagggaacaccggtttcatcgacggcaatgggctgaggagcaccgcaattggacacttgaagattggagccgatgtttatttacggatgagtctagatttcgtttggtcaactccgatggacgtattcttgcttggagggaaagaggtcgaaggtatgcagaacagtttatggtacccacaacagcttttggcggaggttctatatgtgtatgggaaggcatttgtttgaaccaacgcacagagttggttgttctgcacaacaccaccatgaccagccagagatatcacgatatgattattgaacccataattgttccgtttgcggctgccgtgggcgagaatttcattttaattgacgataatgcccgtccacaccgtagtcgtctggttaatgaagcgctagaaactcatgctattgataggatggactggccatgtcgctctccagacatgaattgcatcgaacatgtctggtctgagatgtctagacaattgtcaaccttagaacaaccgatcaataacctggaggacctttctaatgCTTTACGGGACaattggacgaatttgccccaaaattttataaatcgttctatcgaaagtatgcctcgtagggtagaatgcttgagacgagctcgtgggggaccaactaggtactagcttaaccgaaacttcagccttcttgtggtttcatcataaaatttttatgttattcaaacacagaattttgagtgttcctaataaagtctttttttctctccaactttccattttttcattcttttctcaagtgaaccatattatcaactgaaaatactctgatatctgacttaatttataatcttggagcgaatatttcagaaataaatttagaacaagtaagtgatccctatcaattgttgagcagtgtatctTCAAGTTTCATCTAGAATTATAGTGACTTGATTAATTGTATCTGGAATAATTTGTAACATGTTACTATAGACCTAAATAACATAGCCTGGGCGTTAGAGAGACCATTGATATCGCTGAATTGTGACAAGGAAAGAAATGGCAAAACATTGGTTTCGTGAATTTGATTGTTTGTGTTTTCTTGTAAAGATAACGGATTCCTCAACGATTTACTAAGTGTTTGTTGTAATTTTTCTGCTTATTTTAGTACTGATAAACAATTTTAAGTATCTCTGCTTCGTGTGTAGCTTATATTCGTGTTGTTAGATCCAAAAAAAGGTTGAACGTGACATTCGATAGGTAAGAAAACAAGAAGTGATTTAtcctttattttattgaatgttttcacaGGTTTCCgagaaattgaatgaaatgggTGATGGCAATATAGACTACAGACAAAAAACCTTCTGCCACAGCCGTGATATGAAGTAATCACTTCAAAACAGAGGACTATTATGTCGATCCCTATATGGAACCAAAGTTTTGAAGGAACGAGAACATGTGTTACTACAATAATGCTATACAGCAAATTCCTACCCTTTATAGATccagagttatgaatttttgactaTGTTATTCGAGTTTTGAAGCCCTGATTCGAATCTCTCGGTCAGatgttaattataattttttgaaattgatatttattatatgtttttttccatatgtgctTGCATATTTGATCATAACAGGTAATATAATAAACCCTTGTATAAAATTTGCGGTATTTCTTTAAACTGTTAGAGTAAAGAAAGATATAAACTTTAGGAATGTAAGGCTGAATTGTCCTTGatttgaaaggaaaaatataGCACTTTCATCCCCAATAACACTCACTATTTTCTCAgtccatttttcaaaaatatttgggCTATTTTTTTCTGGAGACAACTgacataaaatttaaaaatttcataaattttcttttgtgtttttatttatcacaatTTTGGAATTCCCTAAAGTTCAGTTACACTTGTAGCTAcaatatatcgaatataaatttaattatctataatattattgatatactgaACTATCTATAAAAACTCTggatagaaattaaaaaatattttccttcaGATAGCACTCAATGAAATTCacctttttctgaaagaaattttagatatcaTGAAAATCTATACCATACAGTTCCTAAATGTGATTtatttagctatttcaatactattctcatccgaaaatctcaatgtttttcttaaaaaaaaattaaaaccgtGTTATTCCCATAGTAAATTCGCATGTATTGCCATTAATAACTCCATCCTTCACAACACCTCTCTTTGATAGTCTGCAAAGCAATGCGAGTAGAAGCCACGTGAAGGCGAGTCCATTTATTGACTTTTGTATAAATGGCATTCCCAGCAAATAATActtttgcaatttaaaatttttaatgaattgaaaattctgAAACTACGACAAAagttttattcaaataaatactgTTTTATACAAAATATACATATCAGATttttgattaataataatatgactTATTCTGTAAGATACAGGGTATagacatataatcacagaggcgtgaatATATCACTTTTTAGCCTTTACGCATCATCcacaaatttttatattaatattatatacATAATCAGAGGGAGTATTGCATTATCAATTTGATCCGTCTTAGCTTCAATGAAAGACGTAAGTATAACAGCCATTGTTATTCTTGCACAATTGAACTGGTCCATATTAGCGATAAATCCTGAATCAAAATTTACACATTACATCTATATACAAAAAACAATTAAAGATTACATTTCAGAATTTATCTgttattttttcctgaaattttgTGTGCATGTGAAGTTCATTGATAAAGCAAGTTATCCAAAAAGATAGCTATGATTTTCTTCACAAGAGGAAATATTTTCTGATCTGATAATCCCTTGAACCAACAAATGTAAGTTGAAAGAAGACACTTTTTCCATtttccctcaaataaaaattacaaatattttcTGGAACTCACCTATTTCATATAGAGCAAATACTGTTAATAGTTGGGAGATAATAGAAGCCAGAGTTCCTTCGATAGTCTTCTTTGAAtctacaatttaaaaaaattaatatcctAGGTGAAAGATTCTACTATTTGAATATCAATTTCATTAATTACCATGATAAAAATGTTTGCCATACTTAGATCCGAAAGCACTCGCTACTGTGTCCCCTATACCAACAGATAGTACACCACTGATAAGTGGTAGAAACTCAAAGTAAGCCGAATCTGTAATGTCACAAGGAGAAGGATGTATCCAAATAGGAGTTGTGAATCCTGTTAAGAGATAGATAGGGGTAACAGCAAGTAATCCTGCATCCTTTTCATCACTTAGAGTCATGAAACTCTCTTGTAGAAGTCTACCAAGTGGAGGTATAGCTAGATTACGTAAAATCTgtcgaagaaattgaaaattaggTACATGAGACCAATGTAGCTTATAAGTTACCTCTAGTAAAAAAAATATCCCAAGTAACACGCCACTACCAAGATACAAGAGGTTACACTTATACATCAATCCTGGTATATAAACTGCGACAGCCAAAAtgtggaaaatttttctttttgaggATGATGCCTTATTACCTGTGTTCCTTTGTTTTATTATTGCTAATGTAGCTATACAAACACATATTACCCAATATGAGACCATTCTAATCTGCAATATTTTTACTAGACAATTTAAAAAGTTTCTTTTACATTAAGATAGGCTTTTAAACATACTGTGGCTAGATCCTCTAAAAGCAAACTCAATATCCATAGAATAGGGCTTCTCTGTAGAAAAATATGCAACGGAAACAGAAAAGTAGTTAATAAGATCAGAAAACCCCAAAAGTAAACAGCAATGTTTTTAATgctgaaataatataaaaacccTCCTAGTATCATAATTCCCAAGAGTTCCATCTGAAAATCATATTACAGTGACCATAACTTCCAAacagttgaaaataatttatattttaccTGTATAATAATAGTAGATGATCTGCCAGTTTTAGTAATTGGTTCTCcaatagaataataaaaatgtggCAGTGTTGTATATAACAATATCGCTACACTTTGTGCTGTTAAAGCAGCCTCTCCTAAAGTAAAAGATTTGGGAAACATTCTGAGCACCATTAAGTAAATCCTACTATATAAGATGGTACAAAAAAATCCACTATAGATAGCAAAAACAGTCCCTAGAAATAAGGTAATGTTTTAATGTGAATTCCATAACAtattatgaataaactcttgaTTACCTTgatttaaagaaataaataatattgacaACGGAATAAATATCCATAAGTGAAACACTGATACATaatgttttctttttaatgCTTGGAGTATAAAGATATT carries:
- the LOC123675939 gene encoding programmed cell death protein 2-like, which translates into the protein MAKNKIQVLLGFEDEIVNDKNKHLVNFKTNKIGGKPELPSNIEWDSPKCSLCQLPKPLVVQIYAPLDNSRYHRTLYVFACINPNCWNQNESWTCLRIQSQESIPDESTQFVSKTNSMNWCNDADDWGDDKNANENEENGNIISSERISDEDEESFSFDDSVRSIFENLSVDDRNANIGAQGGAVGRQNSPGASAEIEGDEGEIITIDSPIMPQRDIRAMLHETAPLPSEICGASNLSRCPSLYFSSFFMSVWEESNTAPNFNDIHVKELLQEYQQKEEFNDINIETNDGRQSEGHESYEKSVPAHGDKTFHYFVSRMQKNPGQILRYSRECEGPLLLRPLQEIVPKCPYCQEERIFEFQILSTIIPKLKLTIDHKTCSRLEFGTALIYTCRNSCWSSDNEVRMETVLIQKEMY
- the LOC123675938 gene encoding dolichol kinase gives rise to the protein MSKLNTNFDIISIEKKLQIEVRPNASNGLWLSFLLPIALIISALKHYVVLSDTYKSLLIFSIGIIFTNIFILQALKRKHYVSVFHLWIFIPLSILFISLNQGTVFAIYSGFFCTILYSRIYLMVLRMFPKSFTLGEAALTAQSVAILLYTTLPHFYYSIGEPITKTGRSSTIIIQMELLGIMILGGFLYYFSIKNIAVYFWGFLILLTTFLFPLHIFLQRSPILWILSLLLEDLATIRMVSYWVICVCIATLAIIKQRNTGNKASSSKRKIFHILAVAVYIPGLMYKCNLLYLGSGVLLGIFFLLEILRNLAIPPLGRLLQESFMTLSDEKDAGLLAVTPIYLLTGFTTPIWIHPSPCDITDSAYFEFLPLISGVLSVGIGDTVASAFGSKYGKHFYHDSKKTIEGTLASIISQLLTVFALYEIGFIANMDQFNCARITMAVILTSFIEAKTDQIDNAILPLIMYIILI